A genomic segment from Nicotiana tabacum cultivar K326 chromosome 9, ASM71507v2, whole genome shotgun sequence encodes:
- the LOC107825697 gene encoding alpha-L-fucosidase 1 has product MTLNIPNKLNLNIIIILLFISRTSQSLHPKPPPIPILPIPKSRQISWQIAEMALFLHFGTNTFTNTEWGTGHVDPSIFNPSSLNATQWVKVAKDSGFKRVILTAKHHDGFCLWPSQYTDYSVKSSPWKSGSGDVVAELAKAARNAGLELGLYLSPWDRHESCYGETLEYNEYYMGQMTELLTRYGEIKYIFLDGAKGDGEKDMKYFFDDWFSLIHQLQPGAAIFSDAGPDTRWVGDEAGVAGTTCWSLFNCSAVKIGGDNDLRYSREGDPFGHDWVPAECDVSIRPGWFWHTSEKPKSALTLLDLYYKSVGRNCLLLLNVPPNSSGLISDEDIQVLKEFSELRDSIFSHNIAKSALLSASSTRGGPNNSQFGPQNVIEEGLYTYWAPDQGQSDWELYLDFRQVITFNVLELQEPIQMGQRIIEFHLDILDENGKWQQVVSGTTVGYRRLLVFPTVKSHLLRLVIDKSRVCPLISHLGIYMDSYSVSRHVSDTHTKSKFINSLVFRRTAYNRSQSASI; this is encoded by the exons ATGACATTGAACATACCCAATAAACTAAACCTCAATATCATCATAATCctccttttcatttcaagaaCTTCACAATCTTTACATCCAAAGCCACCCCCAATTCCAATTCTACCAATACCAAAATCCCGCCAAATCTCATGGCAAATTGCAGAAATGGCACTTTTCTTGCACTTTGGTACCAACACTTTTACAAACACGGAGTGGGGAACAGGCCATGTTGACCCATCAATTTTCAACCCAAGTTCATTAAATGCTACGCAATGGGTTAAAGTGGCTAAAGATTCTGGTTTTAAGAGAGTTATCTTAACTGCTAAACACCACGATGGTTTTTGCCTTTGGCCTTCACAGTACACTGATTATTCTGTTAAATCAAGTCCTTGGAAAAGTGGGTCTGGTGATGTTGTAGCTGAATTGGCTAAAGCTGCAAGAAATGCTGGTTTGGAGTTGGGGTTGTACCTTTCTCCTTGGGATAGGCATGAATCTTGTTATGGTGAGACTCTTGAGTATAATGAATATTATATGGGGCAAATGACTGAGTTGCTTACTAG ATATGGAGagattaaatatatttttttagatgGTGCAAAAGGTGATGGTGAGAAGGATATGAAGTATTTCTTTGATGATTGGTTTAGCCTTATTCATCAACTCCAACCTGGAGCTGCGATCTTCTCTGATGCCGGTCCTGATACAAGGTGGGTTGGGGACGAGGCTGGTGTTGCTGGAACCACTTgctggtcccttttcaactgcagTGCTGTCAAGATTGGCGGTGATAATGATTTGAG ATACTCAAGGGAGGgggacccgtttggccatgaCTGGGTTCCCGCTGAGTGTGATGTGTCTATCCGACCTGGTTGGTTTTGGCACACATCAGAAAAGCCAAAAAGTGCATTGACTCTTCTGGATTTATATTACAAATCAGTCGGTAGAAACTGTCTCTTATTGCTAAATGTACCCCCAAATTCATCCGGTCTCATATCAGATGAAGATATACAAGTCCTCAAAGAATTCTCTGAGCTTCGTGATTCTATATTCTCCCATAATATTGCAAAGTCTGCTCTTCTTTCTGCCAGCAGTACACGGGGAGGTCCGAATAATTCTCAGTTCGGACCCCAGAATGTTATTGAGGAAGGGTTATATACCTATTGGGCTCCAGATCAAGGACAATCAGACTGGGAACTATATTTAGATTTTCGACAAGTTATAACTTTCAATGTCTTGGAACTTCAAGAACCAATTCAAATGGGACAACGGATTATCGAGTTTCATCTTGATATATTAGATGAAAATGGAAAATGGCAACAAGTGGTAAGTGGAACGACAGTAGGATATCGGAGGCTGTTAGTTTTTCCTACCGTGAAATCTCACCTGTTAAGGTTGGTTATTGACAAGTCAAGGGTGTGCCCTCTAATTTCCCACTTGGGAATTTACATGGATTCTTATTCTGTTTCAAGACATGTCTCTGATACACACACTAAATCAAAGTTCATTAACAGCTTAGTTTTCAGGAGAACTGCATACAACCGGTCTCAATCTGCTTCCATCTAA